A window of the Lepisosteus oculatus isolate fLepOcu1 chromosome 14, fLepOcu1.hap2, whole genome shotgun sequence genome harbors these coding sequences:
- the LOC102691721 gene encoding uncharacterized protein isoform X1: MQTDSHEAPQHLSEIRIVLLGGRWSGKSSAGNTILGREEFDTEKGTEECVKRQGEVAGRQITVVDTPDWCPSLQLYSVLFEEESPVQTTLEWIKEVIKPGVSLCYPGPHTLLLVINLDSVNAWRSVKIHLELLSERVWRHTIVLFTWGDRLRDTTIEQHIERGGKELQCLVEKCGNRYHVLNKNRGDHTQVTQLLEKIEHMVAGKSHCCYEIEEKDESEEKDLQEMEDRFRTLGIRRRQRIEKLLQKTLGPQLLPKRVRVPAAGTQEMQTDSHEAPQHLSEIRIVLLGGRWSGKSSAGNTILGREEFETKGVTKECVKRQGEVAGRQITVVDTPDWNLSPSLYLDCSEEESLTITLEWIKKVTESSLSLCPPGPHALLLVINLHLFTDWRSVKIHLELLSERVWRHTIVLFTWGDRLRDTTIEQHIEGGGEELQCLVEKCGNRYHVLNNKNRGDHTQVTELLEKIEHMVAGKSDCCYEIEEKDLQEMEERFRTLGIRQRQRMEELLQKTLGPQLLPKRVRVPAARTQEMQTDSHEAPQHLSEIRIVLLGGRWSGKSSAGNTILGREEFDTEGEPQECEKRQGEVAGRQITVVDTPGWDVWLMRNDPQQIRQEIVKIVSLCPPGPHTLLLVINLNSQTEWRSVKEHLELLSERVWRHTIVLCTWGDRLRDTTIERRGKELQCLVETCGNRYHVLNNKNRGDRTQVTELLEKIEDMVAGKSDCCYEIEEKDLQEMEEKFRTVGIRRRQRIEKLLHKTLGPQRLPKRVRVPAAGTQERQTDSHEALQHLSEIRIVLLGGRWSGKSSAGNTILGREEFETKGVTKECVKRQGEVAGRQITVIDTPGWDVWLMRNDPQQIRQEIVKIVSLCPPGPHTLLLVINLDSYTDWGSVKLHLQLLSERVWRHTIVLCTWGDRLRDTTIELHIEGGGKELQWLVEKCGNRYHVLNNKNRGERTQVTELLEKIEDMVAGKSDCCYEIEEKDLQEMEEKFRTVGIRRRQRIEKLLRKTLGPQRLPKKDLRPPQVRQVSSPASLPCIRKEWKTKEPKTLGWKSREKGKELLSNTAEKTLRLRKIKRQRLEERQRKTKELRQKYERRERAREEELKVKMRKTLKEEKLEKETEEPRLPVKRSSKDFEIPSSPAAEEYSPGAPKTGGSLSRGDEPDEVSRTKVLGDVTEFTPEIKIQNKKETYRYLCPSAGQFWCCVTGLVFVMASGGELEYQTTHWDMGLLSPTGQLPAGPLFDIRCPQGALTELQLPHCEIDGRRSDFLTVAHVSCGNLEVLSPLEVTQTHVRVSITGLSLWGLLKNVFRFNVQGQVLLFLRPGNGRILRQKLNVFVLPGNVLVSQVTEQQDCSSTFIQTSSSCKLTPQAMYRVSSSSKKTEIIQPESECFSCSYGPNFHPTFEVFLAHGARSLDLVLLKCGTRTGEERVWSRIVELPVPAVRTRTPKTSAPQRIALTSSEGWAGALNEVIEELEANEYKKLKNILHQKGMPRGTLEDTEKQDLAHRIVSHFGTEASVHVIQEAMASIPRNDPVIQGLLKPFVEQLR; the protein is encoded by the exons ATGCAGACTGATTCCCATGAGGCACCACAGCATCTCTCGGAGATCAGGATCGTGTTGCTGGGGGGACgatggtctgggaagagctcagcaggaaacaccatcctgggcagAGAGGAGTTTGACACTGAGAAAGGAACTGAGGAGTGTGTAAAGAGACAGGGTGAAGTAGCTGGGAGGCAGATCACTGTGGTCGACACTCCAGATTGGTGCCCCTCTCTTCAGCTCTACTCTGTACTCTTTGAAGAGGAGTCTCCTGTACAGACCACTCTAGAGTGGATTAAAGAGGTGATAAAACccggtgtgtctctgtgttacCCAGGACCCCATACTCTCCTCCTGGTGATTAATCTGGACTCCGTCAATGCCTGGAGATCAGTGAAGATACACCTGGAGCTTCTCAGTGAGAGAGTGTGGAGACACACAATAGTGCTGTTCACCTGGGgggacagactgagagacacaaccattgagcagcacattgagagaggagggaaggagctccagtgtctggtggagaagtgtgggaacaggtatcatgttctcaacaaGAACAGGGGCGACCACACTCAGGTCAcacagctgctggagaagatagagCATATGGTGGCAGGAAAGAGTCACTGTTGTTATGAGATTGAGGAAAAGGATGAGAGTGAGGAAAAGGATTTACAGGAGATGGAAGACAGGTTCAGGACTTTGGGAATAAGGAGGAGACAGAGGATAGAGAAACTACTGCAGAAGACACTGGGACCCCAACTGCTTCCCAAGA GGGTGAGAGTCCCAGCTGCAGGAACACAGGAGATGCAGACTGATTCCCATGAGGCACCACAGCATCTCTCGGAGATCAGGATCGTGTTGCTGGGGGGACgatggtctgggaagagctcagcaggaaacaccatcctgggcagAGAGGAGTTTGAGACTAAGGGAGTAACTAAGGAGTGTGTGAAGAGACAGGGAGAAGTAGCTGGGAGGCAGATTACTGTGGTTGACACTCCAGACTGGAATCTCTCTCCTTCCCTGTACTTAGATTGCTCTGAAGAGGAGTCTCTAACAATCACTCTAGAATGGATTAAGAAAGTAACTGAATccagtctgtctctgtgtcccccaggaccCCACGCTCTCCTCCTGGTGATTAATCTGCACTTGTTCACAGACTGGAGATCAGTGAAGATACATCTGGAACTTCTCAGTGAGAGAGTCTGGAGACACACAATAGTGCTGTTCACCTGGGgggacagactgagagacacaaccattgagcagcacattgagggaggaggagaggagctcCAGTGTCTGGTGGagaagtgtgggaacaggtatcatgttctcaacaacaagaacaggggCGACCACACTCAGGTtacagagctgctggagaagatagagCACATGGTGGCAGGAAAGAGTGACTGTTGTTATGAGATTGAGGAAAAGGATTTACAGGAGATGGAAGAGAGGTTCAGGACTTTGGGAATAAGGCAGAGACAGAGGATGGAAGAGCTACTGCAGAAGACACTGGGACCCCAACTGCTTCCCAAGA GGGTGAGAGTCCCAGCTGCAAGAACACAGGAGATGCAGACTGATTCCCATGAGGCACCACAGCATCTCTCGGAGATCAGGATCGTGTTGCTGGGGGGACgatggtctgggaagagctcagcaggaaacaccatcctgggcagAGAGGAGTTTGACACTGAGGGAGAACCTCAGGAGTGTGAGAAGAGACAGGGTGAAGTAGCTGGGAGGCAAATCACTGTGGTCGACACTCCAGGCTGGGATGTGTGGCTGATGAGGAATGATCCACAGCAGATCAGACAGGAAATCGTGAAGATTGTAtctctgtgtcccccaggaccCCACACTCTCCTCCTGGTGATTAATCTGAACTCACAAACAGAATGGAGATCAGTGAAGGAACATCTGGAGCTTCTCAGTGAGAGAGTCTGGAGACACACAATAGTGCTGTGCACTTGGGgggacagactgagagacacaaCCATTGAGAGAAGAGGGAAGGAGCTCCAGTGTCTGGTGGAGAcgtgtgggaacaggtatcatgttctcaacaacaagaacaggggcgaccgcactcaggtcacagagctgctggagaagatagagGACATGGTGGCAGGAAAGAGTGACTGTTGTTATGAGATTGAGGAAAAGGATTTACAGGAGATGGAAGAGAAGTTCAGGACTGTGGGAATAAGGAGGAGACAGAGGATAGAGAAACTACTGCACAAGACACTGGGACCCCAACGGCTTCCCAAGA GGGTGAGAGTCCCAGCTGCAGGAACACAGGAGAGGCAGACTGATTCCCATGAGGCACTACAGCATCTCTCAGAGATCAGGATCGTGTTGCTGGGGGGACgatggtctgggaagagctcagcaggaaacaccatcctgggcagAGAGGAGTTTGAGACTAAGGGAGTAACTAAGGAGTGTGTGAAGAGACAGGGTGAAGTAGCTGGGAGGCAGATCACTGTGATCGACACTCCAGGCTGGGATGTGTGGCTGATGAGGAATGATCCACAGCAGATCAGACAGGAAATTGTAAAAATcgtgtctctgtgtcccccaggaccCCACACTCTCCTCCTGGTGATTAATCTGGACTCATACACAGATTGGGGATCAGTGAAGTTACATCTGCAGCTTCTCAGTGAGAGAGTGTGGAGACACACAATAGTGCTGTGCACTTGGGgggacagactgagagacacaaCCATTGAGCTGCACATTGAGGGAGGAGGGAAGGAGCTCCAGTGGCTGGTGGagaagtgtgggaacaggtatcatgttctcaacaacaagaacaggggCGAGcgcactcaggtcacagagctgctggagaagatagagGACATGGTGGCAGGAAAGAGTGACTGTTGTTATGAGATTGAGGAAAAGGATTTACAGGAGATGGAAGAGAAGTTCAGGACTGTGGGAATAAGGAGGAGACAGAGGATAGAGAAACTACTGCGCAAGACACTGGGACCCCAACGGCTTCCCAAGA AAGATCTACGTCCTCCCCAGGTGCGCCAAGTATCTTCTCCTGCC AGCCTACCCTGCATCAGAAAAGAGTGGAAGACAAAGGAGCCGAAGACACTGGGATGGAAGAGCAGGGAGAAAGGCA AAGAGCTGCTCTCCAACACTGCAGAAAAGACACTGAGATTGAGAAAGATTAagagacagaggttggaggagagacagagaaagacaaaggagctgagacagaagtatgaaagaagggagagagcgagagaagagGAGCTGAAGGTGAAGATGAGAAAGACACTGAAGGAAGAGAAGctggagaaagagacagaggagcccagactgCCTGTCAAGAGGAGCAGTAAAGACTTTGAAATTCCCTCCA GTCCAGCAGCTGAGGAATATTCACCTGGGGCACCCAAAACTGGGGGCTCACTGTCTAGGGGAGATGAGCCTGATGAAGTTAGCAGAACCAAA GTTCTTGGTGACGTGACTGAATTTACACCTGAAATAAAAATCCAGAACAAGAAAGAAACTTACAG GTATCTCTGCCCGTCCGCGGGTCAGTTCTGGTGCTGTGTCACTGGGCTGGTGTTTGTGATGGCGTCGGGGGGTGAACTGGAGTatcagaccacacactgggacatggGGCTCCTGTCCCCCACTGGCCAGCTTCCTGCAGGACCCCTGTTTGACATCCGCTGCCCCCAGGGGGCGCTGACGGAACTGCAGCTACCTCACTGCGAGATCGATGGCC GCAGGAGTGACTTCCTGACGGTGGCCCACGTGAGCTGTGGTAATCTTGAGGTGCTGTCGCCCCTGGAGGTGACGCAGACCCACGTGAGGGTGTCCATCACCGGCCTGTCCCTGTGGGGTCTCCTGAAGAACGTGTTCAGATTCAATGTCCAGGGACAGGTGCTGCTGTTCCTGCGGCCGGGGAATGGCAGGATCTTGAGACAGAAGCTGAACGTGTTTGTGCTCCCTGGGAACGTGCTTGTTAGCCAG GTCACCGAGCAGCAGGACTGCAGTAGCACCTTCATTCAGACGAGCTCAAGCTGTAAACTGACACCGCAGGCGATGTACAGAGTGTCCAGCAGCAGCAAGAAGACTGAGATAATCCAGCCTGAG TCCGAGTGCTTTTCCTGCAGTTATGGCCCGAATTTCCACCCCACGTTCGAGGTGTTCCTGGCCCACGGTGCAAGGAGTCTGGACCTGGTGTTGCTGAAATGCGGCACAaggacaggagaggagagggtgTGGAGCCGCATTGTGGAGCTGCCAG tccCTGCTGTTCGGACCAGGACCCCAAAGACTTCTGCCCCTCAGA GAATCGCGCTCACCAGCAGCGAAGGGTGGGCAGGAGCCTTGAATGAAGTGATCGAGGAGCTGGAAGCAAACGAGTACAAGAAGCTGAAGAACATTCTGCACCAGAAGGGGATGCCCCGGGGTACACTTGAAGACACCGAGAAGCAGGACCTGGCCCACAGGATCGTCTCCCACTTCGGAACGGAGGCGTCTGTTCATGTCATTCAGGAAGCCATGGCCAGCATTCCTCGGAACGACCCAGTGATACAAGGATTACTGAAGCCCTTTGTGGAGCAGCTGAGATAG
- the LOC102691721 gene encoding uncharacterized protein isoform X2, whose amino-acid sequence MQTDSHEAPQHLSEIRIVLLGGRWSGKSSAGNTILGREEFDTEKGTEECVKRQGEVAGRQITVVDTPDWCPSLQLYSVLFEEESPVQTTLEWIKEVIKPGVSLCYPGPHTLLLVINLDSVNAWRSVKIHLELLSERVWRHTIVLFTWGDRLRDTTIEQHIERGGKELQCLVEKCGNRYHVLNKNRGDHTQVTQLLEKIEHMVAGKSHCCYEIEEKDESEEKDLQEMEDRFRTLGIRRRQRIEKLLQKTLGPQLLPKRVRVPAAGTQEMQTDSHEAPQHLSEIRIVLLGGRWSGKSSAGNTILGREEFETKGVTKECVKRQGEVAGRQITVVDTPDWNLSPSLYLDCSEEESLTITLEWIKKVTESSLSLCPPGPHALLLVINLHLFTDWRSVKIHLELLSERVWRHTIVLFTWGDRLRDTTIEQHIEGGGEELQCLVEKCGNRYHVLNNKNRGDHTQVTELLEKIEHMVAGKSDCCYEIEEKDLQEMEERFRTLGIRQRQRMEELLQKTLGPQLLPKRVRVPAAGTQERQTDSHEALQHLSEIRIVLLGGRWSGKSSAGNTILGREEFETKGVTKECVKRQGEVAGRQITVIDTPGWDVWLMRNDPQQIRQEIVKIVSLCPPGPHTLLLVINLDSYTDWGSVKLHLQLLSERVWRHTIVLCTWGDRLRDTTIELHIEGGGKELQWLVEKCGNRYHVLNNKNRGERTQVTELLEKIEDMVAGKSDCCYEIEEKDLQEMEEKFRTVGIRRRQRIEKLLRKTLGPQRLPKKDLRPPQVRQVSSPASLPCIRKEWKTKEPKTLGWKSREKGKELLSNTAEKTLRLRKIKRQRLEERQRKTKELRQKYERRERAREEELKVKMRKTLKEEKLEKETEEPRLPVKRSSKDFEIPSSPAAEEYSPGAPKTGGSLSRGDEPDEVSRTKVLGDVTEFTPEIKIQNKKETYRYLCPSAGQFWCCVTGLVFVMASGGELEYQTTHWDMGLLSPTGQLPAGPLFDIRCPQGALTELQLPHCEIDGRRSDFLTVAHVSCGNLEVLSPLEVTQTHVRVSITGLSLWGLLKNVFRFNVQGQVLLFLRPGNGRILRQKLNVFVLPGNVLVSQVTEQQDCSSTFIQTSSSCKLTPQAMYRVSSSSKKTEIIQPESECFSCSYGPNFHPTFEVFLAHGARSLDLVLLKCGTRTGEERVWSRIVELPVPAVRTRTPKTSAPQRIALTSSEGWAGALNEVIEELEANEYKKLKNILHQKGMPRGTLEDTEKQDLAHRIVSHFGTEASVHVIQEAMASIPRNDPVIQGLLKPFVEQLR is encoded by the exons ATGCAGACTGATTCCCATGAGGCACCACAGCATCTCTCGGAGATCAGGATCGTGTTGCTGGGGGGACgatggtctgggaagagctcagcaggaaacaccatcctgggcagAGAGGAGTTTGACACTGAGAAAGGAACTGAGGAGTGTGTAAAGAGACAGGGTGAAGTAGCTGGGAGGCAGATCACTGTGGTCGACACTCCAGATTGGTGCCCCTCTCTTCAGCTCTACTCTGTACTCTTTGAAGAGGAGTCTCCTGTACAGACCACTCTAGAGTGGATTAAAGAGGTGATAAAACccggtgtgtctctgtgttacCCAGGACCCCATACTCTCCTCCTGGTGATTAATCTGGACTCCGTCAATGCCTGGAGATCAGTGAAGATACACCTGGAGCTTCTCAGTGAGAGAGTGTGGAGACACACAATAGTGCTGTTCACCTGGGgggacagactgagagacacaaccattgagcagcacattgagagaggagggaaggagctccagtgtctggtggagaagtgtgggaacaggtatcatgttctcaacaaGAACAGGGGCGACCACACTCAGGTCAcacagctgctggagaagatagagCATATGGTGGCAGGAAAGAGTCACTGTTGTTATGAGATTGAGGAAAAGGATGAGAGTGAGGAAAAGGATTTACAGGAGATGGAAGACAGGTTCAGGACTTTGGGAATAAGGAGGAGACAGAGGATAGAGAAACTACTGCAGAAGACACTGGGACCCCAACTGCTTCCCAAGA GGGTGAGAGTCCCAGCTGCAGGAACACAGGAGATGCAGACTGATTCCCATGAGGCACCACAGCATCTCTCGGAGATCAGGATCGTGTTGCTGGGGGGACgatggtctgggaagagctcagcaggaaacaccatcctgggcagAGAGGAGTTTGAGACTAAGGGAGTAACTAAGGAGTGTGTGAAGAGACAGGGAGAAGTAGCTGGGAGGCAGATTACTGTGGTTGACACTCCAGACTGGAATCTCTCTCCTTCCCTGTACTTAGATTGCTCTGAAGAGGAGTCTCTAACAATCACTCTAGAATGGATTAAGAAAGTAACTGAATccagtctgtctctgtgtcccccaggaccCCACGCTCTCCTCCTGGTGATTAATCTGCACTTGTTCACAGACTGGAGATCAGTGAAGATACATCTGGAACTTCTCAGTGAGAGAGTCTGGAGACACACAATAGTGCTGTTCACCTGGGgggacagactgagagacacaaccattgagcagcacattgagggaggaggagaggagctcCAGTGTCTGGTGGagaagtgtgggaacaggtatcatgttctcaacaacaagaacaggggCGACCACACTCAGGTtacagagctgctggagaagatagagCACATGGTGGCAGGAAAGAGTGACTGTTGTTATGAGATTGAGGAAAAGGATTTACAGGAGATGGAAGAGAGGTTCAGGACTTTGGGAATAAGGCAGAGACAGAGGATGGAAGAGCTACTGCAGAAGACACTGGGACCCCAACTGCTTCCCAAGA GGGTGAGAGTCCCAGCTGCAGGAACACAGGAGAGGCAGACTGATTCCCATGAGGCACTACAGCATCTCTCAGAGATCAGGATCGTGTTGCTGGGGGGACgatggtctgggaagagctcagcaggaaacaccatcctgggcagAGAGGAGTTTGAGACTAAGGGAGTAACTAAGGAGTGTGTGAAGAGACAGGGTGAAGTAGCTGGGAGGCAGATCACTGTGATCGACACTCCAGGCTGGGATGTGTGGCTGATGAGGAATGATCCACAGCAGATCAGACAGGAAATTGTAAAAATcgtgtctctgtgtcccccaggaccCCACACTCTCCTCCTGGTGATTAATCTGGACTCATACACAGATTGGGGATCAGTGAAGTTACATCTGCAGCTTCTCAGTGAGAGAGTGTGGAGACACACAATAGTGCTGTGCACTTGGGgggacagactgagagacacaaCCATTGAGCTGCACATTGAGGGAGGAGGGAAGGAGCTCCAGTGGCTGGTGGagaagtgtgggaacaggtatcatgttctcaacaacaagaacaggggCGAGcgcactcaggtcacagagctgctggagaagatagagGACATGGTGGCAGGAAAGAGTGACTGTTGTTATGAGATTGAGGAAAAGGATTTACAGGAGATGGAAGAGAAGTTCAGGACTGTGGGAATAAGGAGGAGACAGAGGATAGAGAAACTACTGCGCAAGACACTGGGACCCCAACGGCTTCCCAAGA AAGATCTACGTCCTCCCCAGGTGCGCCAAGTATCTTCTCCTGCC AGCCTACCCTGCATCAGAAAAGAGTGGAAGACAAAGGAGCCGAAGACACTGGGATGGAAGAGCAGGGAGAAAGGCA AAGAGCTGCTCTCCAACACTGCAGAAAAGACACTGAGATTGAGAAAGATTAagagacagaggttggaggagagacagagaaagacaaaggagctgagacagaagtatgaaagaagggagagagcgagagaagagGAGCTGAAGGTGAAGATGAGAAAGACACTGAAGGAAGAGAAGctggagaaagagacagaggagcccagactgCCTGTCAAGAGGAGCAGTAAAGACTTTGAAATTCCCTCCA GTCCAGCAGCTGAGGAATATTCACCTGGGGCACCCAAAACTGGGGGCTCACTGTCTAGGGGAGATGAGCCTGATGAAGTTAGCAGAACCAAA GTTCTTGGTGACGTGACTGAATTTACACCTGAAATAAAAATCCAGAACAAGAAAGAAACTTACAG GTATCTCTGCCCGTCCGCGGGTCAGTTCTGGTGCTGTGTCACTGGGCTGGTGTTTGTGATGGCGTCGGGGGGTGAACTGGAGTatcagaccacacactgggacatggGGCTCCTGTCCCCCACTGGCCAGCTTCCTGCAGGACCCCTGTTTGACATCCGCTGCCCCCAGGGGGCGCTGACGGAACTGCAGCTACCTCACTGCGAGATCGATGGCC GCAGGAGTGACTTCCTGACGGTGGCCCACGTGAGCTGTGGTAATCTTGAGGTGCTGTCGCCCCTGGAGGTGACGCAGACCCACGTGAGGGTGTCCATCACCGGCCTGTCCCTGTGGGGTCTCCTGAAGAACGTGTTCAGATTCAATGTCCAGGGACAGGTGCTGCTGTTCCTGCGGCCGGGGAATGGCAGGATCTTGAGACAGAAGCTGAACGTGTTTGTGCTCCCTGGGAACGTGCTTGTTAGCCAG GTCACCGAGCAGCAGGACTGCAGTAGCACCTTCATTCAGACGAGCTCAAGCTGTAAACTGACACCGCAGGCGATGTACAGAGTGTCCAGCAGCAGCAAGAAGACTGAGATAATCCAGCCTGAG TCCGAGTGCTTTTCCTGCAGTTATGGCCCGAATTTCCACCCCACGTTCGAGGTGTTCCTGGCCCACGGTGCAAGGAGTCTGGACCTGGTGTTGCTGAAATGCGGCACAaggacaggagaggagagggtgTGGAGCCGCATTGTGGAGCTGCCAG tccCTGCTGTTCGGACCAGGACCCCAAAGACTTCTGCCCCTCAGA GAATCGCGCTCACCAGCAGCGAAGGGTGGGCAGGAGCCTTGAATGAAGTGATCGAGGAGCTGGAAGCAAACGAGTACAAGAAGCTGAAGAACATTCTGCACCAGAAGGGGATGCCCCGGGGTACACTTGAAGACACCGAGAAGCAGGACCTGGCCCACAGGATCGTCTCCCACTTCGGAACGGAGGCGTCTGTTCATGTCATTCAGGAAGCCATGGCCAGCATTCCTCGGAACGACCCAGTGATACAAGGATTACTGAAGCCCTTTGTGGAGCAGCTGAGATAG